The Polyangium spumosum genome includes a window with the following:
- a CDS encoding UPF0158 family protein: MPKPENPSTSGVVYRDIPIDWEALEDAFENNAPEVHSYLHLVTGDVLRVVDGVADPQMHARIAADPNYLRIDPVSSREQYRWMERFIPMVEDPELQGKLTQAIDGKGAFRRFKDVLMSYGPERERWFSFRSERLRIFMEAWLNAHALNPIARPVWVPEQPPSRSEGSAAADTAAPVPSTRERGDEPPRELRRGKSVETLRKNLRDIADALGPRDLDTLTAFAEFLKARRAARSFAHHYEGSHAHTEEEPAPASQEIVGGEARSASS; encoded by the coding sequence ATGCCGAAGCCTGAAAATCCTTCCACCTCGGGGGTGGTCTACCGGGACATCCCGATCGATTGGGAGGCGCTGGAGGACGCGTTCGAGAACAACGCGCCCGAGGTCCACTCTTACCTTCACCTCGTGACGGGTGACGTCCTGCGCGTCGTCGACGGAGTCGCGGACCCGCAGATGCACGCGCGCATCGCGGCCGATCCGAACTACCTCCGCATCGACCCGGTGAGCTCCCGCGAGCAATACCGCTGGATGGAGCGCTTCATCCCGATGGTGGAGGACCCGGAGCTGCAGGGAAAGCTGACGCAAGCGATCGACGGAAAAGGCGCCTTCCGACGCTTCAAGGACGTGCTGATGAGCTACGGCCCGGAGCGCGAGCGCTGGTTCTCGTTCCGCAGCGAGCGGCTCCGCATCTTCATGGAAGCGTGGCTGAACGCGCACGCGCTGAACCCGATCGCGCGCCCCGTGTGGGTGCCCGAGCAGCCGCCCTCACGCAGCGAAGGATCAGCCGCCGCGGACACCGCCGCGCCCGTCCCGAGCACGCGCGAGCGTGGTGACGAGCCGCCGCGCGAGCTGCGCCGCGGAAAGAGCGTGGAGACGCTGCGCAAGAACCTGCGCGACATCGCCGACGCCCTCGGCCCGCGCGACCTCGACACGCTCACGGCCTTCGCGGAGTTCCTGAAGGCCCGTCGCGCCGCTCGCTCGTTCGCCCATCATTACGAGGGCAGCCACGCGCACACCGAAGAAGAGCCCGCCCCCGCCTCGCAAGAGATCGTCGGCGGCGAAGCGCGCTCCGCTTCGTCCTGA
- a CDS encoding BMP family lipoprotein: MAEKSPPAASKLTVVTLVVTLAAAASTLLPARAEEPRPEGPHTNVRVGLVFDVGGRGDKSFNDAAYEGLSRASRELGVTTEVLEPSGAEDREAAMRLFAARGFDLVIGVGFIFSTDVNVVARDFPSTRFACIDYAPPMEGSIPPNVVGLRFREEEGSFLVGAVAGLVSKTGRVGFVGGMDIPLIRKFEAGYRAGVEEVCPRCEVQVGFAGTTPDAFRDPVKGKALAISQIAAGADVVYHAAGTTGQGVFEAARDMGVKAIGVDADQHDEMPGTVLTSMIKRGDVAVFDAIEDVAEGRFQGGLRTFGLAEDAVGYVDEGPHAAGIPEETKKKVEALAERVIRGEIKVPER; the protein is encoded by the coding sequence ATGGCCGAAAAGAGCCCCCCTGCCGCGTCGAAGCTGACGGTGGTGACGCTCGTCGTCACGCTCGCGGCGGCCGCGTCGACGCTGCTGCCGGCGCGCGCGGAGGAGCCGCGGCCGGAAGGTCCACACACGAACGTGCGCGTGGGCCTGGTGTTCGACGTCGGAGGGCGCGGGGACAAGAGCTTCAACGACGCGGCGTACGAGGGCCTGTCGCGCGCGTCGCGCGAGCTCGGCGTGACGACGGAGGTGCTCGAGCCGAGCGGCGCGGAGGATCGCGAGGCGGCGATGCGCCTCTTCGCGGCGCGCGGCTTCGACCTCGTCATCGGCGTGGGGTTCATCTTCTCGACGGACGTGAACGTGGTGGCGCGTGATTTCCCGAGCACGCGCTTCGCCTGCATCGACTACGCGCCGCCGATGGAGGGCTCGATCCCGCCGAACGTCGTGGGCCTTCGTTTCCGCGAGGAGGAGGGCTCGTTCCTCGTCGGCGCCGTCGCCGGGCTCGTGTCGAAGACGGGACGCGTGGGGTTCGTGGGCGGCATGGACATCCCGCTCATCCGCAAGTTCGAGGCGGGTTACCGCGCCGGCGTCGAGGAGGTTTGTCCGCGCTGCGAGGTGCAGGTAGGCTTCGCGGGCACGACCCCCGACGCGTTCCGCGATCCGGTGAAGGGCAAGGCGCTTGCGATCAGCCAGATCGCCGCGGGCGCGGACGTCGTCTACCACGCGGCGGGGACGACGGGGCAAGGCGTCTTCGAGGCGGCGCGTGACATGGGCGTGAAGGCGATCGGCGTCGACGCGGACCAGCACGACGAGATGCCCGGCACGGTGCTGACGAGCATGATCAAGCGCGGCGACGTCGCCGTGTTCGACGCGATCGAGGACGTCGCCGAGGGCCGCTTCCAGGGCGGGCTGCGCACGTTCGGGCTCGCGGAGGACGCCGTGGGGTACGTCGACGAAGGGCCCCACGCCGCGGGCATCCCCGAGGAGACGAAGAAGAAGGTGGAGGCGCTCGCCGAGCGCGTGATCCGCGGCGAGATCAAGGTCCCCGAGCGCTAG
- a CDS encoding CdaR family protein encodes MTAKDGIRENIRAALLDNIGLKILSLLCALGIYAFIHGAENAQRTFSVSVVSIMPPESANRQLMTQIPNEVKVTLRGSRTQLDDLRSDDLGTLQLNLRSGRETNVDLKPSMFRVPTGVAIEEVQPPSIELRWDDVVEREIPVQIARTGEPAPSFAVKGVIGSEPKVVQARGPRSIVDVMQYARAAPFDVTGLTEGVYRRPLPLDKPPKLVIYDVESVIATVEIARELAKKEFANLRVEVVGLPRATTMPPTVKVRLVGSNDDVNAVSPESLVPRVEPKASGADVSKPGSAYLDVLLEVPHVKVVVDPPKVLVKW; translated from the coding sequence ATGACGGCCAAGGACGGGATCCGCGAGAACATCCGCGCGGCGCTGCTCGACAACATCGGGCTGAAGATCCTGTCGCTCCTCTGCGCGCTCGGGATCTACGCGTTCATCCACGGCGCCGAGAACGCGCAGCGCACGTTCTCCGTCAGCGTCGTGTCGATCATGCCGCCGGAGAGCGCGAACCGGCAGCTCATGACCCAGATCCCCAACGAGGTGAAGGTCACGCTGCGCGGCTCGCGCACGCAGCTCGACGACCTGCGCAGCGACGACCTCGGCACGCTCCAGCTCAACCTGCGCAGCGGGCGCGAGACGAACGTCGACCTCAAGCCGAGCATGTTCCGTGTCCCCACGGGCGTGGCCATCGAGGAGGTCCAGCCGCCCTCGATCGAGCTGCGCTGGGACGACGTCGTCGAGCGCGAGATCCCCGTACAGATCGCGCGCACGGGCGAGCCTGCGCCCTCCTTCGCGGTGAAGGGCGTGATCGGCTCCGAGCCGAAGGTCGTGCAGGCGCGTGGTCCCCGCTCGATCGTGGACGTCATGCAGTACGCGCGCGCGGCGCCGTTCGACGTGACGGGCTTGACCGAGGGTGTCTACCGCCGACCCTTGCCGCTCGACAAGCCGCCGAAGCTCGTGATCTACGACGTCGAGAGCGTGATCGCGACGGTCGAGATCGCGCGTGAGCTCGCGAAGAAGGAGTTCGCGAACCTGCGCGTCGAGGTCGTGGGGTTGCCGCGCGCGACGACCATGCCGCCCACGGTGAAGGTGCGGCTCGTCGGTTCGAACGACGACGTGAACGCGGTCTCGCCCGAGTCGCTCGTGCCGCGCGTGGAGCCGAAGGCCTCCGGCGCGGACGTGAGCAAGCCGGGCAGCGCGTACCTCGACGTGCTCCTCGAGGTGCCGCACGTGAAGGTCGTGGTCGATCCGCCGAAGGTGCTCGTGAAGTGGTGA
- the cdaA gene encoding diadenylate cyclase CdaA: MLDGLLRLFAARPLLQILRDLLDIFIVAYVIYRALLVLRGTRAMQMGLGLGIVFLLYLAAKTFELVTLLHLLSWLLSSIILIVVVVFQNDIRRALIRMGSKAWLAGGREQQSRVIDEVVAAATELARHRMGAIIAFEQDANVLEFCKSDGVALDSVVTRELLVSLFVPESVNKLHDGAVLIRDLKIARAGVFFPMPETKVLDASLGSRHRAALGITEETDAVVVVVSEERGTISFCFSGNIVSNLDGQSLRHALLGLFGRSSRKKQKAAAARKPPAPPAPSPPQPSRTPAVPPPAPTVRPSIPTPVSVTATPMPGVPGTPTSRMPQSATPMRPASTTEMPPASVAAPTLRPSTFVPASSVPPPPPAAEAATTSSTTSTSATMPPPAVVPVAPQETPPSTPPGPPSSAPPGTQPAPRAGEGAGSPTHGDDS, encoded by the coding sequence ATGCTCGACGGCCTGCTTCGCCTCTTCGCGGCCCGCCCGCTCCTGCAGATCCTGCGGGACCTGCTCGACATCTTCATCGTCGCGTACGTCATCTACCGCGCGCTGCTCGTCTTGCGCGGCACGCGCGCGATGCAGATGGGCCTCGGCCTCGGCATCGTCTTTCTGCTCTACCTCGCGGCGAAGACGTTCGAGCTCGTCACGCTCCTGCACCTGCTCTCGTGGCTGCTCTCGTCGATCATCCTGATCGTCGTCGTCGTCTTCCAGAACGACATCCGCCGCGCGCTGATCCGCATGGGTTCGAAGGCGTGGCTCGCCGGCGGTCGCGAGCAGCAGTCGCGCGTGATCGACGAGGTCGTGGCCGCGGCGACGGAGCTCGCGCGCCATCGCATGGGCGCGATCATCGCCTTCGAGCAGGACGCGAACGTGCTCGAGTTCTGCAAGAGCGACGGCGTCGCGCTCGACTCGGTGGTGACGCGGGAGCTGCTCGTGAGCCTCTTCGTCCCCGAGTCGGTGAACAAGCTGCACGACGGCGCCGTCCTGATCCGCGACCTCAAGATCGCGCGCGCGGGCGTGTTCTTCCCGATGCCCGAGACGAAGGTGCTCGACGCGAGCCTCGGCTCGCGCCACCGCGCCGCGCTCGGCATCACGGAGGAGACCGACGCGGTCGTCGTCGTGGTCAGCGAGGAGCGCGGCACGATCAGCTTCTGCTTCAGCGGCAACATCGTCTCGAACCTCGACGGCCAGTCGCTCCGGCACGCGCTCCTCGGCCTCTTCGGCCGCTCGTCGCGCAAGAAGCAGAAGGCGGCCGCCGCGCGCAAACCGCCGGCCCCGCCGGCCCCGAGCCCGCCGCAGCCCTCGCGCACGCCCGCGGTCCCGCCGCCCGCTCCGACCGTGCGTCCGTCGATCCCGACGCCCGTCTCCGTCACCGCGACGCCGATGCCCGGCGTCCCGGGCACGCCCACGTCGCGCATGCCGCAGAGCGCGACGCCGATGCGACCGGCCTCGACCACGGAGATGCCGCCGGCCTCGGTCGCCGCGCCGACCTTGCGCCCGAGCACGTTCGTGCCCGCGTCCTCCGTGCCTCCGCCGCCGCCGGCCGCGGAGGCGGCGACGACGTCGTCCACCACGTCGACCTCGGCCACGATGCCGCCGCCTGCCGTGGTGCCCGTGGCGCCGCAGGAGACGCCTCCGAGTACACCTCCCGGTCCACCTTCGAGCGCGCCTCCGGGCACGCAGCCTGCGCCTCGCGCGGGTGAAGGCGCCGGCAGCCCCACGCACGGTGACGACTCATGA
- the folP gene encoding dihydropteroate synthase: MSSPLRALLSSRRGALVMGVCNRTPDSFSDGGRFLDDAAAARHVRGLVIEGAHILDIGAESTRPGAEPVDAAEQIRRIGGLVRESAALGVVVSIDTTSPDVAAWALGEGARIVNTVSLEPAAELGALCASFGASLVLMHCRGSMTDMRGFSIYDDDAYGDVVADVSREWTAAAERAIAAGLPREDLVLDPGLGFAKNTKHSIELCARLSELVALGFPVLVGPSRKSFVARAATTPDAKALAPPGERLGGTIAAVLACVARGAAIVRVHDVAVVVQALAVAAAIDAGRGGEA; the protein is encoded by the coding sequence ATGTCGTCCCCGCTCCGCGCGCTTCTTTCGAGCCGACGGGGCGCGCTCGTCATGGGGGTTTGTAATCGGACCCCGGACTCATTCTCGGATGGGGGACGATTCCTGGATGATGCGGCAGCCGCTAGGCATGTGCGGGGGCTCGTGATCGAAGGAGCGCACATCCTCGACATCGGCGCCGAGTCGACGCGGCCGGGCGCGGAGCCGGTCGACGCGGCCGAGCAGATCCGGCGCATCGGCGGGCTCGTCCGCGAGAGCGCGGCGCTCGGCGTGGTGGTCTCGATCGACACGACGTCGCCCGACGTCGCCGCGTGGGCCCTCGGCGAGGGCGCGCGCATCGTGAACACGGTCTCCCTCGAGCCAGCGGCCGAGCTCGGCGCGCTCTGCGCGAGCTTCGGCGCTTCCCTCGTCCTGATGCATTGCCGCGGATCGATGACCGACATGCGCGGCTTCTCGATCTACGACGACGACGCGTACGGCGACGTGGTCGCGGACGTGTCGCGCGAGTGGACCGCGGCGGCCGAACGAGCGATCGCGGCGGGCCTGCCGCGCGAGGACCTCGTGCTCGATCCCGGGCTCGGGTTCGCGAAGAACACGAAGCACTCGATCGAGCTCTGCGCGCGGCTCTCCGAGCTCGTGGCGCTCGGCTTCCCGGTGCTCGTGGGGCCGAGCCGGAAATCGTTCGTCGCGCGCGCGGCGACGACGCCGGACGCGAAGGCGCTCGCGCCGCCGGGGGAGCGGCTCGGCGGGACGATCGCCGCGGTGCTCGCGTGCGTGGCGCGCGGCGCGGCCATCGTGCGGGTGCACGACGTCGCGGTGGTGGTGCAAGCGCTCGCGGTCGCGGCGGCGATCGACGCGGGCCGAGGAGGGGAAGCCTGA
- a CDS encoding HDIG domain-containing metalloprotein codes for MLSLIFAALFTAIGTFELYLPSMAPRLGAAAPVTLRIPYGPRIVRDARSGRLAYEHARVVVPRGTLLREENDEHRAAFAYESTRRPPATARLVSNFVIHFIVCLMLTAYLRRFGQNRVRLLRAQLGLLSLMAGSVALAKGMLLFTALPEFWVPMAALPLWVAHAFDRRTAFLVDLAVAFVAASLLRFDNILLSVLLVRGVAATLFFFDRKHARQMLVAGTLAGVSGAVVFVALTVIYEGRFNLLADILRGTSSSVLACIGGGMLAGILARALRDPAERAMGHVSRDKLIDLTDLEQPLLRKMAAEAPGSWEHARAMANLAEAAASAIGSDALLTRVGAYYHDLGKTVQPKYFVENLAHGEKSPHEELDPEVSADAIMAHVVMGTKILRDGRIPEPVVEFAYTHHGTQVVEFFWHKCKEQGNPRGLTQEYFRYPGMKPQTKETAILMLVDSIEAASRTIWPPEQKKFEEMIQRVIFTKLSSGQLDESGLTLEDLRIITTRMATTLVNLYHGRIKYPWQRDKQDAEKTPVVHGAPPPPAPPPPPATTTPVVHSPAELPEPKSSKDGPKSGEQKPPTSEETAS; via the coding sequence GTGCTGAGCCTGATTTTCGCCGCGCTGTTCACGGCCATCGGCACCTTCGAGCTGTACCTGCCCTCCATGGCGCCGCGCCTCGGAGCGGCGGCGCCGGTCACGCTGCGTATCCCGTACGGCCCGCGGATCGTCCGCGACGCTCGTTCGGGCCGGCTCGCGTACGAGCACGCGCGCGTGGTCGTTCCCCGCGGCACCCTGCTCCGGGAGGAGAACGACGAGCACCGCGCCGCCTTCGCCTACGAATCGACGCGCAGGCCTCCGGCGACGGCGCGCCTCGTCTCCAACTTCGTCATCCATTTCATCGTCTGCCTCATGCTCACCGCGTACCTGCGGCGCTTCGGGCAGAACCGCGTGCGGCTCCTGCGAGCGCAGCTCGGCCTGCTCAGCTTGATGGCGGGCAGCGTCGCGCTCGCCAAGGGCATGCTCCTGTTCACGGCGCTGCCGGAGTTCTGGGTGCCGATGGCGGCGCTGCCGCTCTGGGTCGCGCACGCGTTCGATCGTCGCACGGCCTTCCTCGTCGACCTCGCCGTCGCCTTCGTCGCCGCATCACTCCTGCGCTTCGACAACATCCTCCTGTCGGTGCTGCTCGTGCGCGGCGTCGCGGCCACGCTCTTCTTCTTCGATCGCAAGCACGCGCGGCAGATGCTCGTCGCGGGCACGCTCGCGGGCGTCTCGGGCGCGGTCGTGTTCGTCGCGCTCACCGTGATCTACGAGGGCAGGTTCAACCTCCTCGCCGACATCCTCCGCGGCACGAGCTCGAGCGTCCTCGCCTGCATTGGCGGCGGCATGCTCGCGGGCATCCTGGCGCGCGCGCTGCGCGATCCGGCCGAGCGCGCGATGGGCCATGTCTCTCGGGACAAGCTGATCGATCTGACCGACCTCGAGCAGCCGCTCTTGCGGAAGATGGCGGCCGAGGCGCCGGGGAGCTGGGAGCACGCGCGCGCGATGGCGAACCTCGCCGAGGCGGCGGCGAGCGCGATCGGCTCGGACGCGCTGCTCACGCGCGTCGGCGCCTACTACCACGACCTCGGCAAGACCGTGCAGCCCAAGTATTTCGTGGAGAACCTCGCGCACGGCGAGAAGTCGCCGCACGAGGAGCTCGACCCCGAGGTCTCGGCCGACGCGATCATGGCGCACGTCGTGATGGGCACGAAGATCCTGCGCGACGGCCGCATCCCCGAGCCCGTCGTGGAGTTCGCCTACACGCACCACGGCACGCAGGTCGTCGAGTTCTTCTGGCACAAGTGCAAGGAGCAGGGAAACCCGCGAGGCCTGACGCAGGAGTACTTCCGCTACCCGGGCATGAAGCCGCAGACGAAGGAGACGGCGATCCTCATGCTCGTCGACTCGATCGAGGCCGCGAGCCGGACGATCTGGCCGCCCGAGCAGAAGAAGTTCGAGGAGATGATCCAGCGCGTGATCTTCACGAAGCTCTCGAGCGGGCAGCTCGACGAGTCGGGGCTCACGCTGGAGGACCTGCGCATCATCACGACGCGCATGGCGACGACGCTCGTGAACCTCTACCACGGCCGCATCAAGTACCCCTGGCAGCGCGACAAGCAGGACGCCGAGAAGACACCCGTCGTGCACGGCGCGCCGCCTCCGCCGGCGCCACCTCCGCCGCCGGCGACGACGACCCCCGTCGTGCACTCGCCCGCGGAGCTGCCCGAGCCGAAGAGCTCGAAGGACGGGCCGAAGTCGGGCGAGCAGAAGCCTCCGACGTCGGAGGAGACCGCGAGCTAG
- a CDS encoding acyl-CoA dehydrogenase family protein yields the protein MPPTIEQSFTKALFHGVIAEDMIFPYPEMTSEERQSTSMILDSVRRFFAANVDSAKIDREHEIPKEVMEGLKSLGLFGLQVPTEYGGIGLSTAAYARVMQEIGGMDASIAVTLGAHQSIGYKSLLLFGTPEQKRQYLPKLATGESVAAFALTEPSAGSDAAAIKTRAESVDGGAAYVLNGSKIWITNGGFADVFTVFARTSALEEGAKPKITAFIVERGMGVTSGPNEHKLGIRGSSTTEIFLENVRVPRENVVGDVGKGFKVAMEVLNSGRLGLASGCVGVCKTLLRLAIARVEERRAFGRNIGEFGLIKDKIARMLAETYALESMTYLTAGLVDSKIADYSLESAICKVKGSETVWSVVNETLQIAAGIGYMQEYPYERILRDSRINLIFEGTNEILRCFIALSGMAAPGKALAEVAKAMREPIKGFGLLSDFALRKARAALGRERLSRAHPLLGRETVIFEEYVSELAAQAENVLRRHGRDIAEMQFTQLRMADMVMDLFAIAACLTRTTRAIERRGEDGARREIDLCSLYLNMAHKRLRQTVSDFQRNDDELRKQIAGRAYVDGAYPFDVI from the coding sequence GTGCCCCCGACGATCGAGCAAAGCTTCACGAAGGCGCTCTTCCACGGCGTGATCGCCGAGGACATGATCTTCCCGTACCCGGAGATGACGTCCGAGGAGCGGCAGAGCACGTCGATGATCCTCGACAGCGTGCGCCGGTTCTTCGCGGCGAACGTGGACAGCGCGAAGATCGACCGCGAGCACGAGATCCCGAAGGAGGTCATGGAGGGCCTCAAATCGCTCGGGCTCTTCGGCCTGCAGGTCCCCACCGAGTACGGCGGCATCGGCCTGTCCACGGCGGCGTACGCGCGCGTCATGCAGGAGATCGGCGGCATGGACGCGTCGATCGCGGTGACGCTCGGGGCGCACCAGTCGATCGGCTACAAGTCGCTCCTGCTCTTCGGCACGCCCGAGCAGAAGCGGCAGTACTTGCCGAAGCTCGCCACGGGGGAGTCGGTCGCGGCCTTCGCGCTCACCGAGCCCTCCGCAGGCTCCGACGCCGCGGCGATCAAGACACGCGCCGAGAGCGTCGACGGAGGCGCGGCGTACGTGCTGAACGGGTCGAAGATCTGGATCACGAACGGCGGCTTCGCGGACGTGTTCACGGTCTTCGCCCGCACGAGCGCGCTCGAGGAGGGCGCCAAGCCGAAGATCACCGCGTTCATCGTGGAGCGCGGCATGGGCGTCACGAGCGGGCCGAACGAGCACAAGCTCGGGATCCGCGGCTCGTCCACGACCGAGATCTTCCTGGAGAACGTGCGCGTGCCCCGGGAGAACGTCGTCGGCGACGTGGGCAAGGGGTTCAAGGTCGCGATGGAGGTCCTGAACTCGGGGCGCCTCGGCCTCGCCTCGGGCTGCGTCGGCGTGTGCAAGACGCTGCTCCGCCTGGCGATCGCGCGCGTCGAGGAGCGGCGCGCCTTCGGCCGCAACATCGGCGAGTTCGGGCTCATCAAGGACAAGATCGCGCGCATGCTCGCCGAGACGTACGCGCTCGAGTCGATGACGTACCTCACGGCGGGCCTCGTCGACTCGAAGATCGCCGACTACTCGCTGGAGAGCGCGATCTGCAAGGTGAAGGGCTCGGAGACGGTCTGGAGCGTCGTCAACGAGACGCTCCAGATCGCGGCCGGCATCGGCTACATGCAGGAGTATCCGTACGAACGGATCCTGCGCGACTCGCGGATCAACCTCATCTTCGAGGGCACGAACGAGATCCTGCGTTGCTTCATCGCGCTCTCGGGCATGGCCGCGCCGGGCAAGGCGCTCGCCGAGGTCGCGAAGGCGATGCGCGAGCCGATCAAGGGCTTCGGGCTGCTCAGCGACTTCGCGCTCCGCAAGGCCCGCGCCGCGCTCGGACGTGAGCGTTTGAGCCGCGCGCACCCCTTGCTCGGTCGCGAGACCGTGATCTTCGAGGAGTACGTCTCGGAGCTCGCCGCGCAGGCGGAGAACGTCCTGCGCAGGCACGGACGGGACATCGCCGAGATGCAGTTCACGCAGCTCCGCATGGCCGACATGGTGATGGACCTCTTCGCCATCGCCGCTTGCCTCACGCGCACGACACGCGCGATCGAGCGGCGCGGCGAGGACGGGGCGCGGCGCGAGATCGACCTCTGCTCGCTCTACCTGAACATGGCCCACAAACGCCTCCGGCAGACCGTCTCGGACTTCCAGCGCAACGACGACGAGCTGCGCAAGCAGATCGCCGGGCGCGCCTACGTCGACGGCGCCTATCCGTTCGACGTGATCTGA
- a CDS encoding GNAT family N-acetyltransferase: MTTSPGFLIERADARHRDYVLHLLSEHLPGSDVARRHAWLYEQNPHGKAVTVIARDERSGEPLGITSVFPRRMLIAGRTRLGSVGGDGYVRPSARRRGIATAMHRASLEEMRKAGVEVMFGPPEPHNLRALERAGARVVCHVRRYARPRILQGLLGPLARLVTRGARLAPIEGRDGRVDRIFERAIDDTVVTPVRDAAYYAWRFVESPARAQRAFVVLHHDEPLGFCVLERAGTRVALVDLVAHPDDFASALSIAAAASGAEALVTQLNDRGPHAKNLGRAGFFAREGKPFQVHASEGMDPAVFDAHRWYYSWGDGDLDRVL, encoded by the coding sequence GTGACCACTTCTCCTGGATTCCTCATCGAACGCGCCGACGCACGGCACCGCGACTACGTGCTGCATTTGCTCTCCGAGCACCTGCCCGGGTCGGACGTCGCGCGCAGGCACGCCTGGCTCTACGAGCAGAACCCGCACGGCAAGGCCGTGACGGTGATCGCCCGCGACGAACGGAGCGGCGAGCCGCTCGGGATCACCTCGGTCTTCCCGCGCCGCATGCTCATCGCCGGCCGCACGCGCCTCGGCTCCGTCGGAGGCGACGGCTACGTGCGCCCCTCGGCCCGGAGGCGCGGCATCGCCACCGCGATGCACCGCGCCTCGCTCGAAGAGATGCGCAAGGCAGGCGTCGAGGTCATGTTCGGCCCGCCCGAACCACACAACCTCCGCGCCCTCGAGCGCGCCGGCGCGCGCGTGGTCTGTCACGTACGCCGTTACGCGCGCCCGCGTATCTTGCAGGGCCTCCTCGGCCCCCTCGCGCGCCTCGTCACCCGCGGCGCGCGCCTCGCGCCCATCGAGGGGCGCGACGGCCGCGTCGATCGGATCTTCGAACGCGCCATCGACGACACCGTCGTCACCCCCGTGCGCGACGCCGCGTATTACGCGTGGCGCTTCGTCGAGAGCCCCGCGCGCGCGCAGCGCGCCTTCGTCGTCCTGCACCACGACGAACCACTCGGCTTCTGCGTGCTCGAGCGCGCCGGCACGCGCGTCGCGCTCGTGGACCTCGTCGCGCATCCGGACGACTTCGCCTCGGCGCTCTCGATCGCCGCCGCGGCCTCGGGCGCCGAGGCGCTCGTGACGCAGCTCAACGACCGCGGCCCGCACGCGAAGAACCTCGGGCGCGCCGGGTTCTTCGCGCGCGAGGGCAAACCCTTCCAGGTCCACGCCTCCGAGGGGATGGATCCGGCCGTCTTCGACGCGCACCGCTGGTACTACAGTTGGGGCGACGGCGATCTCGACCGCGTGCTCTAG
- a CDS encoding exo-beta-N-acetylmuramidase NamZ domain-containing protein, which produces MNRTRFGVLAHPASVDRGIEHIGDVLARIGCKPALFFGPEHGYGGEAQDMVDVPHAKDRRTGAPIISLYGDRFEDLSPRPEHLASIDLLLIDLADVGARYYTFVWTALLALRAAAKAGVPVILLDRPNPITGSRRTIEGRSQAPGFQSFVGLEPIPVRHSLTIGEVVALFARREGIPLGDALSIVTVEGWDREKYADVWDRPFVMPSPNMPTCCTAMAYPGGCLIEGTNLSEGRGTTRPFEIVGAPWLDGHQLAQGLRATGLPGFVARPLTFRPTFQKHAGQICGGVQIHIADRMTFRPVATYTALVALARRQNPESFLFRTERYEYIDTIPAFDLLTGSDEARRAIEAGEDARSVAEYVSAPDPTWPDVMAEASAALQEAAI; this is translated from the coding sequence TTGAACCGCACGCGATTCGGCGTGCTCGCGCATCCGGCCAGCGTGGATCGGGGCATCGAGCACATCGGCGACGTGCTCGCCCGCATCGGCTGCAAACCCGCGCTCTTCTTCGGGCCGGAGCACGGCTACGGGGGCGAAGCGCAGGACATGGTCGACGTGCCGCACGCGAAAGACAGACGCACCGGCGCGCCGATCATCAGCCTCTACGGCGATCGCTTCGAGGACCTCTCGCCGAGGCCCGAGCACCTCGCGTCGATCGACCTCTTGCTCATCGACCTCGCCGACGTGGGCGCGCGTTACTACACGTTCGTCTGGACCGCGCTGCTCGCGCTGCGCGCGGCGGCGAAGGCGGGCGTGCCGGTGATCCTGCTCGATCGGCCGAACCCGATCACGGGCTCGCGCCGCACGATCGAGGGGCGCTCGCAGGCCCCGGGGTTCCAGTCGTTCGTCGGCCTCGAGCCGATCCCGGTCCGGCACTCGCTCACGATCGGCGAGGTGGTCGCGCTCTTCGCGCGTCGCGAGGGCATCCCGCTCGGCGACGCGCTCTCGATCGTGACCGTGGAGGGCTGGGACCGCGAGAAATACGCGGACGTGTGGGACCGGCCCTTCGTGATGCCCTCGCCGAACATGCCGACGTGCTGCACGGCGATGGCGTATCCGGGCGGCTGCTTGATCGAAGGCACGAACCTCTCCGAGGGGCGCGGCACGACGCGGCCCTTCGAGATCGTCGGCGCGCCGTGGCTCGACGGGCATCAGCTCGCGCAGGGGCTGCGGGCGACGGGGCTGCCTGGTTTCGTCGCGCGACCTCTCACGTTCCGGCCGACGTTCCAGAAGCACGCGGGACAGATCTGCGGCGGCGTGCAGATCCACATCGCCGATCGCATGACGTTCCGGCCCGTCGCCACGTACACCGCGCTCGTGGCGCTCGCGCGCCGGCAGAACCCGGAGAGCTTCTTGTTCCGCACGGAGCGCTACGAGTACATCGACACGATCCCCGCCTTCGACCTGCTCACGGGCTCGGACGAGGCGCGGCGCGCGATCGAGGCGGGCGAGGACGCGCGTTCGGTCGCCGAGTACGTGTCGGCGCCGGATCCGACCTGGCCGGACGTGATGGCCGAGGCGAGCGCGGCGCTGCAAGAAGCGGCGATTTGA